The following are encoded in a window of Bradyrhizobium sp. WBOS07 genomic DNA:
- a CDS encoding ATP-binding protein, translated as MKRAALRDGLIGAFLYWLGGFEIEDGLTAGLSEREIGRIRAKQIDAVTRLIPVTMAVTMLNVAIVLILFWGRGWNDFLAIWGLTLAATASLAVRSWRKSHQNPPQEASPRAARQMLRQAFFLAAIWGALPLALFSRIEPTGQLILACLMVGMMSGGAFTLSTFPRAGLVYLATMTVACAGALLLCGTGPYLVTAVFLLLFAFFMARNIVSQGNLFLGNLKAQLELERQTEIISLLLKDFQANASDWLWQTDAEGRLVDVPDRFADVAQVPLPLLKGSYFADVLDMLCPEDKSAAYNVVGLMEQNEPLHEMNLKVVAGGEARLWSLTAKPAYDREGQFLGYRGFGRDVTERWRAEKAEAESRAKSDFLAVMSHEIRTPMNGVLGLASMLLETKLDPEQREAVTTIRESGDNLQRILNDILDLSKLEAGRFQFEAIDFTPQMLVETVANVARASVKSNGKSKDLAIRLELDPNLPPTLRGDVARIRQVLLNLASNAVKFTDEGEVTISATCQARRDLLATVEWAVTDSGIGIAPEKLGQLFSDFAQADASISRRFGGTGLGLAISRRIIEQMGGTIGVTSTPGQGSTFRFTLVLPWSQAQASGHASERDEADVLKARIAGLDRPLKVLVAEDDAVNRMVVSKMLGAFDVELRVVTDGAEAVAAASEGNYDVVLMDVRMPDMDGLAATRAIRAQGGRFASLPIVALTANAFPEDVRICREAGMSDFLAKPLRKPALVAALLRALDGYTMSDDAPLQPDLMPMETEWTDEERQATGA; from the coding sequence ATGAAGCGAGCTGCGCTGCGTGACGGGCTGATCGGCGCCTTCCTGTATTGGCTCGGCGGCTTCGAGATCGAGGACGGACTGACCGCCGGTCTCAGCGAGCGCGAGATCGGCCGCATCCGCGCTAAGCAGATCGATGCCGTGACGCGGCTGATCCCGGTGACGATGGCGGTGACGATGCTGAACGTCGCCATCGTGCTGATCCTGTTCTGGGGCCGCGGCTGGAACGACTTCCTCGCGATCTGGGGCCTGACGCTCGCCGCCACCGCCTCGCTCGCGGTGCGCTCCTGGCGGAAATCGCACCAGAACCCGCCGCAGGAGGCCTCGCCCCGCGCCGCGCGGCAGATGCTGCGGCAGGCCTTTTTCCTCGCCGCGATCTGGGGCGCGCTGCCGCTGGCGCTGTTCAGCCGCATCGAGCCGACCGGCCAGCTGATCCTGGCCTGCCTGATGGTCGGGATGATGTCCGGCGGCGCCTTCACGCTGTCGACCTTCCCGCGCGCCGGCCTCGTCTATCTCGCCACCATGACGGTCGCCTGCGCCGGCGCGCTGCTGCTGTGCGGCACCGGGCCCTACCTGGTGACGGCGGTGTTCCTGCTGCTGTTCGCATTCTTCATGGCGCGCAACATCGTCTCGCAGGGCAATCTCTTCCTCGGCAATCTCAAGGCCCAGCTCGAGCTGGAGCGGCAGACCGAGATCATCTCGCTGCTGCTGAAGGATTTTCAGGCGAACGCCAGCGACTGGCTGTGGCAGACCGATGCCGAGGGGCGCCTGGTCGATGTGCCCGACCGCTTTGCCGACGTCGCGCAAGTGCCGCTGCCGCTGCTGAAGGGATCGTATTTCGCCGACGTGCTCGACATGCTCTGCCCCGAGGACAAGAGCGCGGCCTACAACGTCGTCGGCCTGATGGAGCAGAACGAGCCGCTGCACGAGATGAACCTCAAGGTCGTCGCCGGCGGCGAGGCGCGGCTGTGGTCGCTGACGGCGAAGCCGGCCTATGACCGCGAGGGCCAGTTCCTCGGCTATCGCGGCTTCGGGCGCGACGTGACCGAGCGCTGGCGCGCGGAAAAGGCCGAGGCCGAGAGCCGTGCCAAGTCCGACTTCCTCGCGGTGATGAGCCACGAGATCCGCACCCCCATGAACGGCGTGCTCGGGCTTGCCAGCATGCTGCTCGAGACCAAGCTCGATCCGGAGCAGCGCGAGGCGGTCACCACGATCCGCGAATCCGGCGACAATCTCCAGCGCATCCTCAACGACATCCTCGATCTGTCCAAGCTCGAGGCCGGGCGCTTCCAGTTCGAGGCGATCGATTTCACCCCGCAGATGTTGGTCGAGACTGTCGCCAACGTCGCGCGCGCGAGCGTCAAGAGCAACGGCAAGAGCAAGGATTTGGCAATCAGGCTCGAGCTCGATCCGAACCTGCCGCCAACGCTGCGTGGCGACGTCGCGCGTATTCGCCAGGTGCTGCTCAACCTCGCATCGAACGCGGTGAAGTTCACCGACGAAGGCGAGGTGACGATCTCTGCGACCTGTCAGGCGCGCCGCGACCTGCTGGCGACCGTGGAATGGGCGGTGACCGACAGCGGCATCGGCATCGCGCCCGAAAAGCTCGGCCAGCTTTTCAGCGACTTCGCACAGGCCGATGCCTCGATCAGCCGCCGCTTCGGCGGCACCGGCCTCGGCCTGGCGATTTCCCGGCGCATCATCGAGCAGATGGGCGGCACCATCGGCGTCACATCGACGCCGGGGCAAGGCTCGACCTTCCGTTTCACGCTGGTGCTGCCCTGGAGCCAGGCGCAGGCATCTGGCCACGCGTCGGAGCGCGACGAGGCCGACGTGCTCAAGGCCCGCATCGCCGGCCTCGATCGGCCGCTCAAGGTGCTGGTCGCGGAGGACGATGCGGTCAACCGCATGGTCGTGAGCAAGATGCTAGGGGCCTTCGACGTCGAGCTGCGGGTCGTCACCGATGGCGCCGAGGCCGTCGCGGCGGCATCCGAGGGCAATTACGACGTCGTGCTGATGGACGTGCGCATGCCCGACATGGACGGGCTTGCCGCCACCCGTGCGATCCGCGCGCAGGGCGGGCGCTTCGCAAGCCTTCCGATCGTCGCGCTGACCGCGAACGCTTTCCCCGAGGATGTCAGGATCTGCCGCGAGGCCGGCATGTCGGACTTCCTCGCCAAGCCGCTGCGCAAGCCGGCGCTGGTCGCAGCCTTGTTGCGCGCGCTGGACGGCTACACGATGTCCGACGACGCGCCGCTCCAGCCGGATCTGATGCCGATGGAGACGGAGTGGACGGACGAGGAGAGGCAGGCGACCGGCGCGTAG
- the xth gene encoding exodeoxyribonuclease III, with amino-acid sequence MTIRVATWNVNSVRQRIDLLLTWLRECQPDIVCLQEIKCVDEAFPRLEIEALGYNVVTHGQKTFNGVALLSKLRFDETKSGLAGDDEDAHARFLEGVVTLKSGVLRIACLYLPNGNPVGTEKYPYKLKWMSRLLDYSKERLKTEEPLILAGDFNVIPHARDVHNPAAWTEDALFKTETRESFQSLLGLGLTDALRAVTDEGGLYTFWDYQAGAWQKNQGLRIDHLLLSPQASDKLANVGIDSYVRGWEKPSDHVPVWADLDLEAA; translated from the coding sequence ATGACCATCAGAGTAGCCACCTGGAACGTGAACTCGGTCCGGCAGCGGATCGACCTCCTGCTGACCTGGTTGAGGGAGTGCCAGCCGGACATCGTCTGCCTCCAGGAGATCAAATGCGTCGACGAGGCCTTTCCGCGGCTGGAGATCGAGGCGCTCGGCTACAACGTGGTCACGCACGGGCAGAAGACCTTCAACGGCGTCGCCCTGCTCTCGAAGCTCCGCTTCGACGAGACCAAGTCGGGGCTCGCCGGCGACGACGAGGACGCCCACGCCCGCTTCCTCGAAGGCGTGGTGACGCTCAAATCGGGCGTGCTGCGCATCGCCTGCCTCTATCTGCCCAACGGCAACCCGGTCGGGACCGAGAAATATCCCTACAAGCTCAAATGGATGTCCCGGCTTCTTGACTATTCGAAGGAGCGCCTCAAGACCGAGGAGCCACTGATCCTCGCCGGCGACTTCAACGTCATCCCGCATGCCCGCGACGTGCACAATCCGGCCGCCTGGACCGAGGACGCCCTGTTCAAGACCGAGACGCGGGAGAGCTTCCAGTCCCTGCTCGGCCTCGGCCTGACCGACGCCTTGCGGGCGGTCACCGACGAGGGCGGGCTGTACACCTTCTGGGACTACCAGGCCGGGGCCTGGCAGAAGAACCAGGGCCTGCGGATCGACCATCTGCTGCTGTCGCCGCAGGCCAGCGACAAGCTCGCCAATGTCGGGATCGACAGCTATGTGCGCGGCTGGGAGAAGCCGTCGGATCACGTGCCGGTATGGGCGGATCTGGATCTCGAGGCGGCTTAG
- a CDS encoding tetratricopeptide repeat protein, translating to MRTSRRAIVAFVLGASALAAPALAFDGAPVNPKDATIPVVTNLPGTAATVRGKIAPAAVPQETSLSALQYAAEGGHPIAQWKLGRMYANGDGVAQDDLRAFEYFSRIANAHAEDSPSAPQAQIVANAFVALGRYYLSGIPNSKIKSDPERAREMFSYAASYFGNADAQYDLARLYLKTPDASREDFRYGARWLGLAAQKGQHQAQALLGQMLFNGDRLPRQAARGLMWLTLARDSAGMEETWIKESYNRAFAKASDDDRAMALQMLEQWVQGRRE from the coding sequence ATGCGGACATCTAGGCGTGCCATAGTTGCGTTTGTGTTGGGGGCTAGTGCGCTGGCCGCGCCGGCGCTTGCCTTCGACGGCGCTCCGGTCAACCCGAAGGACGCGACCATCCCGGTCGTGACCAACTTGCCGGGGACCGCTGCGACCGTGCGCGGCAAGATCGCGCCGGCGGCCGTGCCGCAGGAGACCTCTCTGAGTGCGCTGCAATATGCGGCGGAGGGCGGCCACCCCATCGCGCAGTGGAAGCTCGGCCGCATGTACGCCAACGGCGACGGCGTCGCCCAGGACGATCTGCGCGCGTTCGAATATTTCAGCCGGATCGCCAACGCCCATGCCGAGGACAGCCCGTCGGCGCCGCAGGCGCAGATCGTGGCCAACGCCTTCGTCGCGCTCGGCCGGTACTATCTCAGCGGCATCCCGAACTCGAAGATCAAGTCGGATCCAGAGCGGGCGCGGGAGATGTTCTCCTATGCGGCGTCCTATTTCGGCAATGCCGACGCGCAATACGATCTCGCCCGGCTCTACCTGAAGACGCCGGACGCCTCGCGCGAGGATTTCCGCTATGGCGCGCGCTGGCTCGGTCTCGCCGCGCAGAAGGGCCAGCACCAGGCGCAGGCGCTGCTCGGCCAGATGCTGTTCAACGGCGACCGTCTGCCGCGGCAGGCTGCCCGCGGCCTGATGTGGCTGACCCTGGCCCGTGACAGCGCGGGCATGGAAGAGACCTGGATCAAGGAAAGCTACAACCGCGCCTTCGCCAAGGCCTCCGACGACGACCGCGCCATGGCCCTGCAAATGCTGGAGCAGTGGGTGCAGGGGCGCAGGGAATAG
- the ilvD gene encoding dihydroxy-acid dehydratase, translating to MGAKFDKQKLPSRHVTEGPARAPHRSYFYAMGLTTEQIHQPFVGVASCWNEAAPCNIALMRQAQAVKKGVASAGGTPREFCTITVTDGIAMGHDGMRSSLPSRECIADSVELTVRGHAYDALVGLAGCDKSLPGMMMAMVRLNVPSIFIYGGSILPGTFRGQQVTVQDMFEAVGKHSVGAMSDEDLDEIERVACPSAGACGAQFTANTMATVSEAIGLALPYSAGAPAPYEIRDAFCMTAGEKIMDLIASNIRPRDIVTRKALENAAAVVAASGGSTNAALHLPAIAHECGIKFDLFDVAEIFKKTPYVADLKPGGRYVAKDMFEVGGIPLLMKTLLDNGFLHGDCLTVTGRTIAENLKSVKWNPHQDVVHPADKPITVTGGVVGLKGNLAPEGAIVKVAGMSNLRFTGPARCFDREEDAFEAVQNRTYREGEVIVIRYEGPKGGPGMREMLQTTAALTGQGMGGKIALITDGRFSGATRGFCIGHVGPEAAIGGPIGLLEDGDIIEIDAVAGTLNVKLSDAELAQRKTKWSARATNHTSGALWKYAQQVGPAVGGAVTHPGGAHEKQCYADI from the coding sequence ATGGGCGCGAAGTTCGACAAGCAGAAGCTGCCGAGCCGTCACGTGACGGAAGGCCCCGCGCGCGCGCCGCACCGGTCCTATTTCTACGCCATGGGTCTGACCACCGAGCAGATCCACCAGCCCTTCGTCGGCGTCGCGTCCTGCTGGAACGAGGCTGCGCCCTGCAACATCGCGCTGATGCGCCAGGCCCAGGCGGTGAAGAAGGGCGTGGCGTCGGCCGGCGGCACCCCGCGCGAGTTCTGCACCATCACCGTCACCGACGGCATCGCCATGGGCCACGACGGCATGCGCTCGTCGCTGCCGTCGCGCGAATGCATCGCCGATTCCGTCGAGCTCACCGTTCGCGGCCATGCCTATGACGCCCTGGTCGGCCTCGCCGGCTGCGACAAGTCGCTGCCCGGCATGATGATGGCGATGGTCCGCCTCAACGTGCCCTCGATCTTTATCTATGGCGGCTCGATCCTGCCCGGCACGTTCCGTGGGCAGCAAGTCACCGTGCAGGACATGTTTGAGGCCGTCGGCAAGCACTCGGTCGGGGCCATGTCGGACGAGGACCTCGACGAGATCGAGCGCGTGGCGTGCCCCTCGGCGGGCGCCTGCGGCGCGCAGTTCACCGCCAACACCATGGCGACCGTCTCCGAGGCGATCGGCCTCGCCCTGCCTTACTCGGCCGGTGCCCCGGCACCGTATGAAATCCGCGACGCGTTCTGCATGACCGCGGGCGAGAAAATCATGGACCTGATCGCGTCCAACATCCGGCCGCGCGACATCGTCACCCGCAAGGCCCTGGAGAACGCAGCTGCCGTGGTCGCGGCCTCCGGCGGCTCGACCAATGCTGCGCTGCACCTGCCGGCGATCGCGCATGAATGCGGCATCAAGTTCGACTTATTCGACGTCGCCGAAATCTTCAAAAAGACACCATATGTCGCGGATTTGAAGCCGGGCGGCCGTTATGTCGCCAAAGACATGTTTGAAGTAGGTGGCATACCGCTTCTGATGAAGACGCTGCTCGACAACGGCTTCCTGCACGGTGATTGCCTTACCGTCACGGGCCGCACGATCGCCGAAAACCTCAAGAGCGTGAAGTGGAATCCGCACCAGGACGTGGTGCACCCGGCAGACAAGCCCATCACCGTGACAGGCGGTGTGGTCGGTCTGAAGGGCAATTTGGCGCCAGAAGGTGCGATCGTGAAAGTCGCGGGAATGTCCAACCTCAGGTTCACCGGTCCGGCCAGGTGCTTCGACCGTGAGGAGGATGCGTTCGAGGCGGTCCAGAACCGCACCTACCGCGAAGGCGAAGTCATCGTGATCCGCTACGAGGGGCCCAAGGGCGGCCCCGGCATGCGGGAAATGCTCCAGACCACCGCGGCGCTGACCGGCCAGGGCATGGGCGGCAAGATCGCGCTCATCACCGACGGCCGCTTCTCCGGCGCCACCCGCGGCTTCTGCATCGGTCATGTCGGCCCGGAAGCCGCCATCGGTGGCCCGATCGGGCTGCTCGAGGACGGCGACATCATCGAGATCGACGCGGTCGCCGGTACCCTTAACGTAAAATTGAGCGACGCCGAGCTCGCCCAGCGCAAGACCAAATGGAGCGCTCGCGCGACTAACCACACGTCGGGTGCGCTCTGGAAGTATGCTCAGCAGGTTGGACCAGCGGTCGGGGGGGCAGTGACCCATCCGGGCGGCGCGCACGAGAAACAGTGCTATGCGGACATCTAG